From Dermacentor albipictus isolate Rhodes 1998 colony chromosome 8, USDA_Dalb.pri_finalv2, whole genome shotgun sequence:
TGATGATCCGGAAGTACTTGGATTTCGCGCTCTTCATAGCCTCTTCCACCTTGTTCTTGCTCTTGGACGCGGGCAGGGCATCCGTAATGACGTTCCTGCTCGCGTAAATGGTTGCGCATTGACATATTTTAAAGGCGCACCAACCGATTGCGAATTACAAAGTGCTACCTAGCTTACTAATTTTGAGTTTAATTGCGTTTACACGATGGAAACAGCAAGGCGGAGGACACATCGCGCTGCACGCCTATTTGTTTGGGCCCATCAACCTGACAAGGAAGTAATCAAGGCTTCTGCTTACAATTTTTTTGACACAAATTTCTTGTGCGGCGTAACTAAAACTCATTGTTAGGGAACGGGAGTGGGTCAATTGGAGCTGTTGGAAGTGATGGGAAATATTGCGCCAATGATACATTATCCGTTAATTGCCTAGCGTATTGCGCTACCGCAAGAATACTAAGCAAACTATCCGCTCTTGCCTCTAAGCTCGTGTTCTCACAGCTAATTGAGCTCGCAAGAGAGTTCCTAAACAAGGTAGTCCAAATGAGCAAGCAGCTCACAAGTCGGTAAGAACAAGACGCCGCCGCGCGATATCGCCAACTTTTGTGCCAGGTTATGCATCGATTTTGCGTGCTCTTTCTTCATCTAAACCATCACCCATTCAGTCGCGACTACTCATGGTCTCTTTTAGCGGCGTCGACATATCCAGAACATACAAAACTTCTCCCTCACCTGTAGGACATCCTCACAATGACTTCCTTCTCGCCAGCGCTGACAAACACCTGCAGGAGCTGCGTGTCGTTGAACTCCTTAAGGAAAGCATAGCGGTAGAGCTTGTACGTAGCCAGCGTGCAGAGTTTTTCCACGTCTTCTTTGCTAGGATCGTCCGCCAGCTTGCGGAAGGGCATCAGCGCCATGGCTGCCCTCAGCTTGAGAAACGAGCGCACGTCCTTTTTCGAGACTTTGCCGAAGACCTTTACGACGTGCCTCACGTACGCCGGAGACTTGACGATGACGCACGAGTCAGCCTTGACGGAAACGACACCCGTGAGAAAGTTCCTCAGGTACGTTGTCCAGTCGAAGGCAGTGCTACCGTTGCCGACCTCCGAAGCGGGGATGTCGCCGTACTCGTGAAGGTGGTAGTATTGCTCACCCTGAGGGCCCGAGTACTTCTGGAGTTCGGCTTCCATCTTGGCCGCAGAGTTGATGAGGTCATTGGCGTCGTCGGGCACTTTCCCCGTGTGACCCAAGAGGTCCGCCGCGAAATGCGCGAACGAGGTCGAGAACGCGTGCGGCACCTGGAAAAGGCGGTCGGCGCCCTTACCGTCTGGTTTGCTGAGGACCACGCACGTCCGGCGCGACGCCTCGAGCACGGCAACATGAACTACGGGAAAGACCTCGAGCACCCTCGAGAACGTGGCCAACATGCTCTCCACTCCCGCCAGGTTTCCGGCGAGGTCTAGGTACTGCCACACGTGCGCCAGCTGCGACCTCCACGAGGACAGCTGCAACTGGTTCGACTGGCAGGCGCTGAAGAAACGGGTGATCTTTTTCGACATCGCGGTCCTGGAGAAAAAGCCGAGGTTCTGGTACTTGCGGATGACCTCCCGCACTTCGCGCAGGTAGTGGGCCACGGCGTGGTCGTAGACGTTCGTCTGCGTTCGGTCGCTAGAGCAGACGTACTCGTAGAAATCCGCGCAAGGGTTCAGGGACCAGGCGACGTTCTTCCTCAGGTCTTCGGCCGTGGCGCGACACGCGCTCGACTCGCACTCGAAGTAGAGGGGCATGTGTCGGGTCTGCCAGGGGTTCTCCCGCGGTGGCTTCAGGTCTAGCAGCGACGGCAGCGGCTCGGGGCGGTTGCGGTTGCGGACCGTGATGGCGGCGGTGACGACGATGGCCGATGCGCCCGAGACGAGGAGGGCCGTGGCGACGAGGTCCCGTCGGGACATTCGGAAGGCGCCCGTAAAGGCCCCCGAACGCCGCGAGCCGGAGACGGGGCCCGCCGCCGACCCCATATTCTCGGACTGCGACGACTGCTGGTGCATACCGTTGGCCGCCCTTCCGATAGAACCGAACGCTGCTTCTTCTGTATTGGCTCCTAGTGGCGGGGCCGGGGGCGCTCGAGCGCTCGAGCTCGCGAAAGCAGAAGGCGTAGGCACGCTTCAACTTCTTTTTGGCGCGCTTGCCACGGTGGCCTAATCACTATCCCCGAAAgcgggtttgtgccattaattgaggcttcctcatcaccatcatcacttATTGTAGCTCAGAAGGAAGTCGCGAGTTCAGCTGCcaaccatggcggccgcattccattatttgttttgaacacataaaCAGAATTACCAGGATAGGGTAAGCGAGGAGCAGGATGACAACTGCCACCGGGACGGGCACAACGCGGAGTGCCAGCCCACGCGTCTACTCAATGTTGCATAAAGGGGATCGTCAGGTATCCGCACTCTTCCCCGTGTGCGGCTGGCCAATCTCCTCTGAAATTTTCCCCCCGATGTGCCATCTTGTATGAAGTCATCTTCATTACTTCACATACCGGTGTTGCTTACCTCTGTCCGCTATAAATGCTAAATGGGAGTCGCTCTGATTACGCAAAAAAAACTTTCAATTGCGCTGGTGCTGCTCGCTATAATGATAACGGCTTCATGCTTTGAAATGGGTGGGCTCTTGTCATAGAGGCAGTCGTGAAAATAGAAAAGAGCAAGCAGAGAAATAAAAATACCGGCCTTTAGATCCTCCGTATTTAATTGAAAACGTTAATGCGGTTGGCATTATATCTTATGATGGGCATGTGCATGCTTCATGATATCTCATGTGTTATAACAATTATTACCATTATTCTTGTGATTATTACAATGATGGAAGTAGTCATACGTTACTGCAAAATACGCTATATGCATTCTCTTGATATACCGATCCCAAGTTACCTCACGACATGCCAGCCCTGAACATTTACCAAGACAGCATGTAGCCTGCTGCCTCGCTCACTGGGCTTTTTTCTGTGTGTAGAATGAGACAACTGATAGGTGCTATTTGTGATGCCGCCATTCGTGCACTTTaaggaaaaaaatttttgaagttTACTTTCGCAGACTGGTCGAGAATTGTTTTTTTAATATCGCTTATTTGGAAACCGTATGAGTGCGGTGTAACCACAGTATCATTTGCTTATTTCAATTTACTAGGAACGATTACCCCATCTAGATTTCGttgtgtttctttcctttcttttcataaTTTCGTTTCAGAACTTCTTAATGAGCCATGCGATGAAATAGTAAGAACACCCCTTCCCCATGAGCAACACGACTCTGTCGGAGACATCGTATTGCAGAGGTCCAGATTCCTTTTAATCACCAGGGAATCTGTCATATGGAGTTTCGCACGTAAAAAATCCGACGTGAACAAGCTGTAGGTCTAAACGAGAGCTCCCTGGCTCAAACTGCGCAAGTACAGCGGAAGGCATTTGAATCGGCATCGACAGATCTCTCCGAGCCATTGCTTCAAGCGAGGCGCGCAAGCCCGGAACCGAATGTATGGCAACGTTTGCCGCCACACACACGAGCCTTACCCAGTGTAATGAAAAATTGCCATTttgcacatagaatgcaggtgcccgtgatttctgtgtgtgtgtgtcctctcgtatacatgatcatttttgaagatacacatctcgtgcacatcacttcaaaattgtgcagagtgttctatcacatcatgATTGTACATAATCATTGTGTaaactgtatatattgaaaataattttgtacatgtggcatttagtttatgtgtaactgtgcctttccgtgggtatacgtgtttattgttggtgcgtgaggactcgggcattacttacgttgaaaacgtgctgtgtttcgtttcttacatgttatcgccccggtggaattgtgccgtgattatgactcaggttcgtatcgtctcttgtagaataaactttttctaaacacaaagCCATGCTGCGACAAGTAATTGACGCCCTGCAGCTGCTACTGTCTGATTTCAATGCGCCAGTGGCAGGTAACTGcggcaaaaaaaataatatatgaaAGCAATAGACGGACTCCTAGCTACACGGCAGTAAGCTCCACTTCTGCCCGCGAAGATAATTGTGCTGCACTGTGAAGTGCACACGTACCCGTTGCACAGAAGTGGCATGCTGTGCAGCTCCCGTCATCGTGCTCATCATACATGCACCACCCTCCTTCCCCTTCACATCCTATCTCTCTTATTCCCCAAGCCTCTTTCCGAGGAGTAGGTTGCTAGAGAAACTTCCCTCAGCCGCACTTCTCCACGTTTCTGCCATtgaatgttatatatatatatatatatatatatatatatatatatatatatatatatatatatatatatatatatatatatatatatatcataccaGAATTAGTTGAGGGAATTGTGGTGATCATTTGCCAGGTAGCGGTAAGCATGGGGTGATTTTAGTAGCATGCGACTGAAAGTACTTGGATTTGCCTAAACGTCGTTCTGCTTGCTTGAAACGGCTTAGTGACTTCTAAAATTTGTCGCATAGTGATATCAGAATCACGGCCACAGAGCAGGCTTTCCCGCCGCAGAAAACATCCAGTTTCAAGAGTCATGCTCTCATTTTCATCACTGCAACAACGGTAAGCTACTGCGAGAGCCGGAAATACGTCATGAATCGCGCTGGCGGCGCATGCTCCCGAGACTAAGAAATTCCAATCTCGGATGCTATGCTTTGCTGTACAGCTGCCGACGACAGCAGTTGCAGGAGCCGGCAGCAGTTCAAGACCGATATGTTTTGGACACTGTCGGTTCAACTATATACTGTATGAAAATGCAACAATCTGCTATAATTATGAGCGTGTACACATATTCGCAATGCCGTCTGTGCTTGAGAAAATAGGATTGCACGCAATTTAGGTCTTTAACGGCGTGCAATGCATAGTAAAGAAAGCCACAAGAATGTCGGAAGCCACAAGCGCGAAGATTAGACAAATGCATGCACTAACCGTTGCCGCAACGTTCTATCGATGCCTTTTACCCGgtggtattctttctttttcactcttcGACAGTG
This genomic window contains:
- the LOC135898664 gene encoding neprilysin-1-like; translation: MHQQSSQSENMGSAAGPVSGSRRSGAFTGAFRMSRRDLVATALLVSGASAIVVTAAITVRNRNRPEPLPSLLDLKPPRENPWQTRHMPLYFECESSACRATAEDLRKNVAWSLNPCADFYEYVCSSDRTQTNVYDHAVAHYLREVREVIRKYQNLGFFSRTAMSKKITRFFSACQSNQLQLSSWRSQLAHVWQYLDLAGNLAGVESMLATFSRVLEVFPVVHVAVLEASRRTCVVLSKPDGKGADRLFQVPHAFSTSFAHFAADLLGHTGKVPDDANDLINSAAKMEAELQKYSGPQGEQYYHLHEYGDIPASEVGNGSTAFDWTTYLRNFLTGVVSVKADSCVIVKSPAYVRHVVKVFGKVSKKDVRSFLKLRAAMALMPFRKLADDPSKEDVEKLCTLATYKLYRYAFLKEFNDTQLLQVFVSAGEKEVIVRMSYRNVITDALPASKSKNKVEEAMKSAKSKYFRIIKDVDHYYYSDNTKPDKEIAYNYVQGLGSMTQSWLRVVVASGGKIQDNQLNIRWDFDPDTNKLVVPVSIGHMKLKADKEFFLESTGLGGAMVRFLYRAFHERALFSARNASEQDRHNKTATACLEKQYGSKTVNETKVNGRRVLRAVAADNALVPVLHKAFKTSLYIHKIEVINYKRLEMSLANLPDVDADQLFFLMYGQTFCEPHEDTARVLAQAPWPPAKIRLNTALANYAEFAKAFKCGNGTAMNPKKRCSVFSSH